A stretch of Oncorhynchus gorbuscha isolate QuinsamMale2020 ecotype Even-year linkage group LG24, OgorEven_v1.0, whole genome shotgun sequence DNA encodes these proteins:
- the LOC124013262 gene encoding guanylate cyclase soluble subunit alpha-1-like, whose translation MFCAKLKDLKISGECPFSGIGRMDEPGDFEECISDHTGDVQAISKDVYGNVSEVLPQRKTSKTRVNLHSLGESIRKLACPEFQRLHTAFLQMMKQHTLDTKCPSVCYADICQDRSFDRPENLKEIMKNYSLKTGIHMDALKVSLGEELFQTCFDEDGHILRVVGGALSDFLNSFNVLLKQSCCPNPLAPAALQAEPDRRTDYVNNEEASVLCLDKDLGLLTVYYFNPRQTTELFFPGVIKAAARLLYDTTVEVLMDMDMEMDLQGGTKESVGPLQFQAGPRQPSLLYSVVVKNGKSLSPSPMRATSVGTMPTSLFSSTFPFHLFLDQDLGLLQIGDGLRKRLSRKDGPRRPTAFLEHFAIVMPQIRCTFQGILTMLNTQFIIRIKHQGGSMADDTGRLMDLKGQMIYISESNVILFLGSPCVDKLEELTGRGLYLSDIPIHNALRDVVLVGEQAKAQDGLKKRLGKAKAALEHAHLALEEEKKRTVDLLFTIFPGTVAQELWQGHTVDAREFENVTMLFSDIVGFTAVCSRCTPMQVVTMLNELYTRFDHHCGELDVYKVETIGDAYCVAGGLHKESETHAVQIAFMALKMMELSDEVRTPTGEPIKMRIGLHTGSVLAGVVGVMMPRYCLFGNNVTLANKFESCSVPRRINVSPTTHRLLKDCPEFVFIPRTRQDLPPNFPPDIPGVCYFLEAFDQWSGKTTSDCETEEPCYSNTNFMAEQT comes from the exons ATGTTTTGCGCAAAATTGAAAGACCTGAAAATCTCTGGAGAATGCCCGTTCTCCGGTATCGGTCGTATGGACGAACCCGGAGACTTTGAGGAATGTATAAGTGACCATACCGGGGATGTACAGGCAATTTCCAAGGATGTGTATGGAAATGTATCAGAGGTGCTACCTCAAAGGAAGACAAGCAAGACTAGAGTCAATCTTCATTCATTAGGGGAGAGCATCCGCAAATTGGCATGTCCGGAG TTTCAAAGACTGCATACTGCCTTTCTGCAAATGATGAAACAACATACGTTAGACACGAAATG CCCTTCTGTGTGTTACGCAGACATCTGTCAAGATAGGAGCTTTGATCGACCAGAGAATTTAAAGGAGATCATGAAGAATTATTCTCTAAAAACAG GTATTCACATGGACGCTTTGAAAGTCTCCCTTGGTGAAGAGCTGTTCCAAACGTGCTTCGACGAGGACGGCCATATTCTGCGGGTAGTGGGGGGAGCCCTCAGCGACTTCCTGAACAGCTTCAATGTCCTGTTGAAACAGAGCTGCTGCCCAAACCCGCTAGCACCAGCCGCTCTGCAAGCCGAACCAGACAGGAGAACAGATTATGTCAACAATGAAGAAGCATCGGTGTTGTGCCTGGACAAGGATCTGGGTCTGCTCACCGTCTACTACTTCAACCCCAGGCAGACCACGGAGCTCTTCTTCCCTGGGGTCATCAAGGCGGCCGCCCGCCTGCTCTACGACACCACCGTGGAGGTGTTGATGGACATGGACATGGAGATGGACCTTCAAGGAGGCACCAAGGAGAGTGTAGGCCCCTTGCAGTTTCAGGCTGGGCCCCGGCAGCCCAGCCTGCTCTACTCGGTGGTGGTGAAGAACGGCAAGAGCCTGAGCCCCAGTCCCATGAGGGCCACGTCTGTTGGGACCATGCCCACCtcactcttctcctccaccttccCCTTCCACCTCTTTCTGGATCAGGACCTGGGCCTGTTACAAATCGGGGATGGCCTCCGGAAGAGACTTAGCCGGAAGGACGGCCCGAGGCGGCCCACTGCCTTCCTGGAGCACTTTGCCATCGTCATGCCCCAGATCAGGTGCACCTTCCAAGGCATCTTGACTATGCTGAACACACAGTTCATCATTCGGATAAAGCACCAAGGTGGCTCCATGGCCGATGACACAGGGAGG CTCATGGACCTGAAAGGCCAGATGATCTACATCTCAGAGTCCAATGTCATCCTCTTCCTGGGCTCCCCGTGCGTAGACAAGCTGGAGGAGCTGACTGGCCGGGGCCTCTACCTGTCTGACATCCCCATTCACAACGCCCTGCGCGACGTAGTCCTGGTGGGTGAGCAGGCCAAGGCTCAGGACGGCTTGAAGAAGCGCCTAGGCAAGGCCAAGGCGGCCCTGGAGCACGCTCACCTCGCCCTGGAGGAAGAGAAAAAGAGGACAGTGGATCTGCTTTTCACCATTTTCCCGGGGACGGTTGCCCAGGAACTTTGGCAAGGCCACACGGTGGATGCCAGGGAGTTTGAGAATGTCACCATGCTGTTCTCTGACATCGTGGGCTTCACGGCCGTGTGTTCACGCTGCACACCTATGCAGGTGGTCACTATGCTCAATGAGCTGTACACACGCTTTGACCACCACTGCGGGGAGCTGGATGTATACAAG GTGGAGACTATCGGCGATGCGTACTGTGTGGCCGGTGGCTTACACAAGGAGAGCGAGACTCATGCAGTGCAGATTGCCTTCATGGCGCTGAAGATGATGGAGCTGTCCGATGAGGTCAGGACGCCCACTGGAGAGCCAATCAAA ATGAGAATTGGCCTGCACACTGGCTCAGTTCTGGCCGGTGTTGTTGGCGTGATGATGCCGCGCTATTGTCTGTTTGGCAACAACGTCACATTGGCAAATAAGTTTGAGTCCTGTAGCGTACCTAGAAGAATCAACGTTAGCCCCACAACCCACAG ATTGCTGAAAGATTGTCCAGAGTTTGTCTTCATTCCCCGGACCAGACAGGATCTTCCGCCAAACTTCCCACCGGATATTCCTGGTGTTTGTTACTTCTTGGAGGCTTTTGATCAATGG